The nucleotide window TTTCATGCCCCACGACACGGATGACATCTTGCAGGGTAGTTTTATTAATATTAAAGGTACCATCTGCCAGGCTTTTCCCCATCCATTTTACAATCATATTTGAAGTAACCATGCCTGCAAGTTTCCCATCGTCAAGCACCGGAGCCTGGGTATATGAAAAATTACTTAACTCCCGTATCGCCCGCGAAACTGGATCACTGACTTTTAGAGTAAGCACTTCTTTAAGGAAATCAGGAGCCACCCCGGGTGGTTCAAGGAGCAGGTGAGCTATTCTTTCAATCTGGGCAACTGCCTGATCATTTGGTTCAGCTATAATTTCACCACCTGCCCGGTCATGGACAATTGCATTGCGAAGTTCTCCAAATTCGCGCAGATCAAACTTGAAACGTTCAATTATCGGGTTGATCCGGGCACTTTTATCAATCAATTCAAAAAAACGGCGGTGGTCTTTCAGGTCAAGGATTCTTTCCATTTCATGTTCAATAGCTGAATAAGCATTAAGAAAACGTTCAGAATTGCTGAGTTTGCCTTGTTCATCCACGATAAGTGCTGACCTCCCACAGAAAATGATGGTAACATAATTATACTTCAGTTAGTATATACTATTATCCCCGGCAAATAAACCGTTCAGGATCTGCTAAGCATTAAATAATAAAAATTGACCAGCCGGTTTAATTTTTCAACAGAGATCCGCTCATCAACTCCATGAATACTGTGTAATTCCGACTCATCCATTTCAATCGGTGAAAACCGGAGAACGTTATTGCTGATTTTGCAAAAATGCCTGGCATCTGAAGCTGCAAGCATTATATACGGAGTAACTATCGCACCCCTGAAACAGTCATTGATTGCTCTTGCTAATTTACGGTAAGCTTCAGACGATGTACTTGATGAAGGGGAGGCATTGTGTCCTTCGATCAGAGTAACCTTAAGAGTAAGCGGCTCCTTCGCCGATCTGGCTTTTCTCGAAGCCTTTAATGCAGACTTTTCAATATGAATCAGGGCATCTTCTTTTGTATCCATTGCTGCCAGCCTCAGGTTTGCTACAGCACTCGCCTTTACGGGTATTACATTACTTGCCTTGCTTCCCTCTGCCATTGTAAACACTATTGTGCTGCGGCACAATGCGTTTAATTCGGGGTTAACCATGGGTAGCATTTTGAGCAGTAAAGGCTTAAATAACCATAGGTTGGCAAAGATTACCTTGTAAGCAACTGGCATATGTCTTCCCAATGTATCGAACATTTCTCTGACTTCAACGGGAATGTTTGCCTTAAAAGGATTTTTTTCAACATTGATGATAATCCTACTCAGTGTATTCAATGGATTATGCCTGCCTGGTGTTGATGCATGCCCCCCGGAACCTTCAACCGATACCTGAACATCCGCTATCCCTTTTTCCGACAGGCCGACTACCGCGATCGGGTTTTTTATCCCGGGGAAAACACCATGAACAACAGCTCCTCCCTCATCAAGAACCATATCCAGCTTTATTCCCCTTGACTGGAGAATCTCCGAGATTGCTTCTGCTCCTCTACCTGACATTTCTTCATCATGACCGAAGGCAAAATAGATATCCTGTTCCGGCTGAAAATTCTCAGCAAGCAGTATCTCTGCTGCTTCAAGAATTCCGCAGAGCGTGCTTTTGGTATCAAGGGTACCACGTCCGTAAATTATTCCATTTTCAATTATCCCTTCAAAAGGTGGTTTTCGCCATTTGTCACCATCGGCAGGGACAACATCATAATGCGCCATAAAGAGAACCGGTTTATCATTCACTTTGCCGGGCCAGCGATAAAGAAGAGAATGTTCGTTTACTTTCTCATGATCTAGATTTCCATGAACCAGTGGATAAAAGTTTTTAAGCAGGTTTTGAAATTTTTCAAACTGGTCATATCCACCTCCTTTAACGTCAGGAGAAACTGTTTGGCAGCGGATCATCTCAACGAGGTGTGAGGACGCCTCCTGCTTGAACCCACTGAAATAAGATTCGGGCAAAGAACAATATTGAGGTGATGAGGGTTTGAAGCGGACAGCCCTGGTTACAATAATAAGTAAAAATAAAAAGATCAATCCTAAAATAACTGCCGTTGTCATCTGGTTTGCCCCTTTATTTTGCATTTTATAGACAAGTAAACCTGATAATAATTTTGACAAATAGACCTTCTTTCCCTCTATCGTGCTTAAAGGTTGACAGCCATAATTGATCTTATGTTATAGTAATGGACAGATTGGAAATATCATGGTCACAATAACCGCTGAAGGAGAGATAATATTAATGGATGATTGCCCTTTCTGTGATACAGCCAACTTAACAATAATTGCTGAAAATGAACTGGCCATTGCGTTCTATGATGGGACCCCGATAAGTAATGGCCATTCACTTGTTATACCAAGACGGCATGTGAGCACTTATTTTGATGCATCTGCTGAAGAACATGAAGCTATACATCAGCTGATCTGCAGCCTGAAAAAATATCTGGATAAAAAATATAACCCCGACGGTTATAATATCGGGGCTAATGTAGGTCATTATGCCGGTCAAACTGTTTTCCATTTTCATATTCATGTTATCCCACGCTACCGGGGGGATGTCAAAGATCCCAAAGGGGGGGTTAGAAAAGTTATTCCCAACCGCAAGTCCCGTCCAAAGAGCAGGAAAAAGCCCCTTCATTAGATGACACTGTATACTCAAGAACTGATAAAAGATAAGCATGCCCAGTAGGATACTTTTCAAGTTTTTCCCGGTGCATGTTGAGGATATGCAAAGTCTTTTCTACAAACCCCTCATCAGGTAAAGCCCGTCCGAGAGTTATCATGTTCATCGCAGCCATCGATAATCCTGAAGGTATTGGACCATCGTAAGTTTCTGCAATAACCGGTAGTTCATCATCTCTACCGGATATGCTGAAAAGCATTCTCCCGTCTTTAAGTTCAAAAAGGTCCAGCATAATTCTGAGGAGATTACGTGCCTCTTCAAGATATTCATCCTTTAATGATGCGCGGTAGAGTTCAATCAATCCTTTTATTAAAAAGGAATAATCTTCAAGAAAACCGGCAATATCTGCTGCACCACCGCGATATCGTCTTAGAAGCATTCCCTCTTCATTCTTCAGATTAACTAAAATAAAATCTGCAGCCTTCATTGCTGCCTGGAGATAATTTTCATCTCCCAGGATACTTGCTCCACGGGAAAGGGCGGCAATCATCAAACCATTCCAAGCGGTAATTATTTTGTCATCAAGAAAAGGATGGACTCGTTTATTCCGTGCTGCCAGTAATACCGTCCTGGCTTCTGCAATAATTTTCCGAAGTTTCTCTTCTGATAAACCCTTTTCTGCAGCAAAGTCAGGATCATCTACCTTTCTTGATAATACATTGACCTTGCCCTCAAAATTCCCCTGAGCAGTCACTCCAAAATATTCTGCAACCAGGTTTCCAATATCCAGCCCGAGCAGTTTCAAAAGCTCTGACAGTTCCCAAACATAAAAAGTCCCTTCCTTCCCTTCGCTGTCCGCGTCTTCTGCAGAATAAAAAGCTCCCTCCGGGGAGGTAAGGTTGGTCTGTACGTATTTAAAAATCTTTCGGGCAAATTCCGCCATTTCGGGATCACCGGATGCTTTATAAGCATCGAGTGCGGCCAGGGATGTTGTCGCTTGATCATAGAGCATTTTTTCAAAATGAGGTACCAACCACTTGTGGTCAACAGAATAACGGTGTATACCATACCCAAGCTGATCAAAAATCCCACCGCGATGCATCGCTCGTAAGGAGTTTACGGCCATGTCAAGTGCTTCTTGTTTTTTGACCCTTTTATAGTAGCTGATTAAAAACGACAGTTGGTGGGGTGAAGGAAACTTTGGAGCACCACCGAACCCCCCGTATTGATGATCGTAAACATCCGCGAATTGTCTGTACGCTTTATTCAGGATTTCCTGAAATAGATTGAGATCTATACGGCTGTAATCTTTTTCGCTTATTCCTTCTCCGTGGTTCTTTAGGAGAGCTGTAAGTTCATTTGCAGCTTCCTCTACCCTGACCCTCTCCTCTTCCCAGGCATTATGAATTCTTGGTAAAAGTTCCATCAGACCGTGAATGCCAAAAG belongs to Bacillota bacterium and includes:
- a CDS encoding CBS domain-containing protein, coding for MDEQGKLSNSERFLNAYSAIEHEMERILDLKDHRRFFELIDKSARINPIIERFKFDLREFGELRNAIVHDRAGGEIIAEPNDQAVAQIERIAHLLLEPPGVAPDFLKEVLTLKVSDPVSRAIRELSNFSYTQAPVLDDGKLAGMVTSNMIVKWMGKSLADGTFNINKTTLQDVIRVVGHENNYITVSVNKSLFEIPELFYKWQQDGKKLEAVLITQHGRLDEKLLGIITNRDLPAVHRELENKW
- a CDS encoding thioredoxin domain-containing protein translates to MDSEKSKQANRLINEKSPYLLQHAYNPVEWYPWGNDAFDKARKENKPVFLSIGYSTCHWCHVMEKESFEDPEIADLLNKYFVPIKVDREERPDLDQIYMTACQALTGQGGWPLNVFLTPDKKPFFAGTYFPKSSAFGIHGLMELLPRIHNAWEEERVRVEEAANELTALLKNHGEGISEKDYSRIDLNLFQEILNKAYRQFADVYDHQYGGFGGAPKFPSPHQLSFLISYYKRVKKQEALDMAVNSLRAMHRGGIFDQLGYGIHRYSVDHKWLVPHFEKMLYDQATTSLAALDAYKASGDPEMAEFARKIFKYVQTNLTSPEGAFYSAEDADSEGKEGTFYVWELSELLKLLGLDIGNLVAEYFGVTAQGNFEGKVNVLSRKVDDPDFAAEKGLSEEKLRKIIAEARTVLLAARNKRVHPFLDDKIITAWNGLMIAALSRGASILGDENYLQAAMKAADFILVNLKNEEGMLLRRYRGGAADIAGFLEDYSFLIKGLIELYRASLKDEYLEEARNLLRIMLDLFELKDGRMLFSISGRDDELPVIAETYDGPIPSGLSMAAMNMITLGRALPDEGFVEKTLHILNMHREKLEKYPTGHAYLLSVLEYTVSSNEGAFSCSLDGTCGWE
- a CDS encoding M20/M25/M40 family metallo-hydrolase, with protein sequence MTTAVILGLIFLFLLIIVTRAVRFKPSSPQYCSLPESYFSGFKQEASSHLVEMIRCQTVSPDVKGGGYDQFEKFQNLLKNFYPLVHGNLDHEKVNEHSLLYRWPGKVNDKPVLFMAHYDVVPADGDKWRKPPFEGIIENGIIYGRGTLDTKSTLCGILEAAEILLAENFQPEQDIYFAFGHDEEMSGRGAEAISEILQSRGIKLDMVLDEGGAVVHGVFPGIKNPIAVVGLSEKGIADVQVSVEGSGGHASTPGRHNPLNTLSRIIINVEKNPFKANIPVEVREMFDTLGRHMPVAYKVIFANLWLFKPLLLKMLPMVNPELNALCRSTIVFTMAEGSKASNVIPVKASAVANLRLAAMDTKEDALIHIEKSALKASRKARSAKEPLTLKVTLIEGHNASPSSSTSSEAYRKLARAINDCFRGAIVTPYIMLAASDARHFCKISNNVLRFSPIEMDESELHSIHGVDERISVEKLNRLVNFYYLMLSRS
- a CDS encoding HIT family protein encodes the protein MDDCPFCDTANLTIIAENELAIAFYDGTPISNGHSLVIPRRHVSTYFDASAEEHEAIHQLICSLKKYLDKKYNPDGYNIGANVGHYAGQTVFHFHIHVIPRYRGDVKDPKGGVRKVIPNRKSRPKSRKKPLH